accactggactccagcctaggtgacagagcaagactctgtctcaaataaagaataaaaataataaataaaagttagccaggtgtggtggtgcacgcctgtaatcccagctattctggagggtgaggcaagaggatcatctgagcctgggaggcagaggttgcagtgagccaagatcgtgccactgcactccagcccgagcaacagagcgaaaccctgtctaaaataaataataaataaattttaaaaagtgaatgtaAAGCCAAAAGTGCTTTCCCCTCAGATTTTCTGACGATTTAGACACACACTGCCTGGTCACCTTTTGCTGAAGTATAAACTCAAAAAGGACAAGAAACGTATACTTCATGAGCCAGTCAAGTGAGACCTGTATCTTCATCTTAATAGGAGACTAAGGCTTGGACAAGCGAATGAGGTCTCCAGGACCACGCTGGGTAagaggtggagctgggatttgaacccaggtctgtgggTGACAGGGCCCAGGCTCAGATATTTCGTATTAGGGCTAGCCGGGGGTAGCTGGGGGGCAACTGCAACCCCAGGGCATCCCCAGAGCAGACGACTCCCCTGTGGGCATCAGTAATCACACTTTCTTACCAGCAGGTAAACGGCCATGAACTGTGGTGTCGGGCCTCGACTTGGGACCCAGATACGCTGGAAACTCCCACCATAGGATTCAGGAACATTCCGAGCAAAGTTTGCTTCGAGCCCCAGAATGGAAGGTCCTAGCCAAAAAAGGATAATTACTCAGTGACATGAGAACTGAAACTTTAGGGAGTTAAAGCCAGGGTGTATTTTTCATGACTATTTTGGGTCCTTCAGTCCGTTCTGTGTTCTTTCGGGCAGAAGAATGTCTGTACTCTGAGGGGATTCTTTTATTGCATCCTCACGGACGGAGCTCACGACATTTATTGAAAGTTTCAGCTGTCACTTCTGTATAAATAAACAGGATGAAGTGGGCAGCCGACTGCACATTAGAGATATTTTTAGACGTGGGTGGCGCTGCAATCCAGAAGGCTGACATATCAAGGAGAGAGTGCCTGGTCCCAGAATAGCCCACCCACACATGGCCCTATCTGCCTCAGTGTGGCCTCGGTGTGGGTTCTGTGGTGGTGTGGCTTCCTGCATCCGCTCCTTCCTGTTCTGTTTGGCCAGTGCAGAGATGGCAATAGCTCCTCCTAAAAATGCCACAGCTCCGCTCCTCAGAGGACAGGGGGCAGCGTTCAGGATCATGTGTCACTGGATCTGCAGAACACCAAAAACTAAACCGCCTCCTGCTTTGGTGGGTCTGAGATATGGGAGAGGATCATCATTCAAAGCAGCATTCATTGggcagatgcagtggctcacgcctgtaatcccagcactttgggaagccaaggagggtggatcacctgaggtcaggagttcgagaccagcctggccaacatagtgaaaccctgtctctactaaaaatacaaaaattagccaggtgtgatggaccgtgtctgtagtcccagctactcctggaagctgaggcaggagaatcacttgaacctaggaagcagaggttgcagtgagctaagattacaccactgcactccagcctgggcaacacagcaagactctgtctcaaaaaataaaaataaaaaaggcagcgTTCTCACTGTTTAGCCCTGTAGTTGAGAAGGCTGGACTTGGTTTTCAGCAACAATAACACGTCTAACATTTACCGTGGACCAGCCACATAACATGCACTCATTCGTTTTTTTCCCCACGATGAGACTCAGACCATCACAACTTCCTGTGGCTTTTtccacttctgttttcttcttgaaaCATGAGTCCTTGTTCACCTAGAGAGACCACACACCCCAATGCCTGCAGGCAGGGCACACTCTCTGCTGCCTCTCCCTCCTCATGCCTCATCTACTAGGCCTCTTGGATGGGCTAAGGGAGGCCCTGTGCACTCAAGGCAGTGACCCGGAGGGCAGCCAGGGAGGAAACACAGTGACCGAACGATAGGGGCTGGGGTAGGGGGGCGCTGGATGCCGGAGAGGCCCCTACTTAAAGCCCCCAAGGGCCTCCTCACATTTGATTTATGGCCTCTGATCCATTTACTCACTTTGTAGATCAAATATGAGGAAAAGTACCCttctattatcttcattttcactGGTTTTGGAGCCCTTCATCTATTTATGTGGATCTCAAATTCTTTCTTATGACTGAAGAACTTTCTTTGACATTTCTCGTAGCACAGGTCTGCTGCCAATGAATTCTCCCAGCTTCTTTTTTCTCAAAACGTTCTTAtatcaacctcttttttttttttttttttttttttttaagacagagtcttgctctgtcacccaggctggagtgtaatggcatgatctcaactcactgcaacttccgcctcccaggttcaagtaattctcttgcctcagcctcctgagtagctgggattacaggcatctgccaccacgcccagcaaatttttgtatttttagtagagatgaggtttcaccatgttagccagtctggtctcaaactcctgacctcaagtgatccgcctgcctcggcctcccaaagtgctggaattacaggtgtgagccaacgtgctCAGCCTCAACCTCATTTTCAAAAGGTAattttttctaggtatagaattccAGGCTGACAAGAATGTGTTTCCCCTCCCCGCAACCTCTAATACTTTCAAGATGTTGCCCATTGTCTTCCCGCATGACCAGCCTCtgataagaaattaagaaatctgCTGTAACTCACTGTTCTTCTGTATGTCTTTTTTCCTCTGACCtcaagattttttcctttttctttggtgCTCAGCAGTTGAAGTTTGATGTGTATACTTGGTTGTTTGCTGTTGTAgctgctttgttttctgttctgtttgaGGTTCTCCAAGCTTCTTGGATCTGCGATTTtatatctttcattatttttttaaaagcctcagccattatctcttcaaatatttcttctgctccaTTCCCTCCCCTCTTTCTGGGACTCTCACATTATGAGTTGAGGTTGATGTCATTTATAGGATTGTCATGTTACACAGCTCTTGGATGCTCTGgttttccctcatttttttttttctctttgtgttccaGTTTGGTTAATTTCTACTGACATATCTTCAATGTCTCTTTCCTCAGTTTTCGTGTCTGCTGATGGGCCCATTGAAGGAATTCTCTCTGATgccatatctttttatttctagcaaCTATCTTTGAGTTTTCACCTCTCTGCTTAAATTCTCCATCTGTTCATGCATATTGTCTACCTTTTCCACTAGACCCATTATCATACTAGCCATTCTAACATACCTGTCTGATAGTCACAACATCTAGGTCGTCTCTGAGTCTAACTCCATTCATTGTTTTGCCTCTTGACAATGGGTTGGTTGTTTTATGTTGCTTctgaacaaaaaaatatataatttttattgaatactgaacattcatgtacagaaCAGAGGTGACTACGGTCAATAGTATTTACATGTGGAAATGGGTAAGCCTCTTCTGTCAGACTGTTATTGTGGGACTTGAGTCAATCTTGTTAGGAATTGAGGTGGGTTTGGGATTTGTCATTGTTATGGTTATCTTCAATGTACCATAGGCCTCAAGTACCTCTAGCAATGAGCTGCCATTGCCTCGTGCCCAGGGTTGGGACTAGGGCACTGGAGGAGATTCCTCAGTGTGGTGCCCCACCCTCTGCATTCagctttctcttgcctgcctgTGCTGCAGTATGGATCTCACCCCACTTTCTCTCGGCAGTAGACAGCTGCTGCTTGTTATTCTACCAAGGTTATGTTCAAGGCTTGGGGAGGGTTCTCTGTGTACTGGTCCAGCCTCAGTTTAGACAGGCCCTTCCCTGTGCCCTTTGCCCCAGCATTCCTACCCTTCTTCCCTGTGGCAAACTCTGCCGGGGTCTTCGGTGCGACTGTCCTGTCCCTTCCCCAGCGAGAAGAGACCtctggtgttgttgttgttgttgttgttgttgtttttgagacagagtcttgctctgtcacccaggctagagtgcagtggtgtgatctcagctcactgcaaccttcacctcctgggttcaagcaattctcttgcctcagcctccctagtagctgggattacaggtgcccaccactgcacctggctaatgtttgtatttttagtagagatggggtttcaccatctttgccaggctggtctcaaactcctgaccttgtgatccacccgcctgggcctcccgaagtgcagggattacaggcattaagccaccacacccagccaaggccTCTGTTTTGTATGGTGCAGGATCGTAGGCCAGGATGGTTTCCTTATGCCCTTCCAAGGAAAAAGAGTTCCTTCCTATCCTTCCCCCAGCCATGGTGTGTCTTTGTCTGTGCCCAGGGGGTGACAGCCTGTGCTGTTCCTCCCTCAGCAGCCTAAGGCATCTGCTTCCCAGGAGAGAAGAGTCTGGGATGGTGGAAAGGACTTTGAGCCTGTTCCTACCCTGGCGCAGCCCTGGTGGCACAACTTCCACAGCAAGCCTGGCATCACACTGGCATCATGGATACGGGGGTGAAGGGGACTCGGCACCTGCCCTAGAGGCACTCAGGCTGCCCCCATGGGGCAAGGGCTCATTCAAGGCTCATTGGCTTACAGATGACCACTGTGGCCTCAACCCCCAGTGAGTGTGACTTGGACCCAGACAAGGAAGTGTCCAAGCTGTGGCCAGATCTGGCCACCGAGGGCGAGGGACACTGGTGAGGTGCGAGACCCGTGCAGTCACACCCTGGCCCTCTCACCCGGCAGCCCTCCAGCCTTCCCAAACCTCCATTTCCCTGTCTACAAAACAATGGGTAACAGCGGTCCCCAAGCGTGAGCGAGCTCACACACAGGCCTTGCTGAGCCTGTGCCTGTCATGCAGGGGTACCCAGTGGACCTTCATGATAGCAGTTATCATGGTATGGTGACAACAGTGAATGCCACCGAGACCCCTTCAGGCCATCCGTCCCTAAGAACAGGCTCTGAGCCCCATGAAATGCCAGAGGGGCCTTTCTTCCTGAGTCTCAGGGCTGTTCTGTGAAGCAGGAGGTCACAGGGGATTGGGGGGAGTGCAGGGCTGGAGGCAGAAGGAGCCGGCATGGTCTGGGCTCTACCCATGGCCAGTGAtgtctcagagcctcagtttcctctgccGGAAGAGGCACTTGACACCCACGTCCTGGGTTGGAAGATGACACGGAAAAGCACCGATGGCCGGATCCACTTGGGTTTTGTCCACTTCATTTCAAAGGGCATCCTGTGGCCTACAAACCCATGTCTATGGAAAAAGTTGTTCAGAAACAAATGGCATTTGCTCTCCCCAGAGAGCCCTGGGGAGCAGAGTCCTGAGAGCACTTAAGGGGCAGGGTGGGAATGAGCTTACCCGCTGCGGCTTCGAGGGTTAAAATTCCTGGAGCAGAGGGGACTCCACGATGGCTTCTCTCCAAGCCAAGCCCAAGGAACACCCCAATGGCACACCCTCTGCCTGTGCTGCCCGGGCCCCTGGCTCAACACGGCCACCTCCACGCCCTTCCTTCTAGCCTGGTGGCAGCCATACCTGTGGGTAAAGGCACCTGCAGCCCTGGCAGGATAGGGTCAGGGGCCCTGTGGTGAAGTCCACATGGGGTCACATGCACCCGGTCACACACAGAGAAGAACACAGTCACACCcgcacacacagtcacacacacagaaTAACACAGCCACACCcgcacacacagtcacacaatAACACAGTCACACCCACACATACAGTCACACACACAGAATAATACAGCCACACCcgcacacagtcacacacagaaTAACACAGTCACACCTGCATACACAGTCACACAATAACAGTCACACCCACACATACAGTCACACACAGAGAAGAACACagtcacacccacacacacagtcacacacagaaTAACACAGTCACACCCACATACACAGTCACACACAGAATAACACagtcacacccacacacacagtcacacacagaaTAACACAGTCACACCcgcacacacagtcacacacagaaTAACACAGTCACACCcgcacacacagtcacacacagaaTAACACAGTCACACCcgcacacacagtcacacacagaaTAACACAGTCACACCcgcacacacagtcacacacagaaTAACACAGTCACACCcgcacacacagtcacacacagaaTAACACAGTCACACctgcacacacagtcacacacagaaTAACACAGTCACACCcgcacacacagtcacacacagaaTAACACAGTCACACCcgcacacacagtcacacacagaaTAACACAGTCACACCCGcatacacagtcacacacacagaataacagtcacacccacacacagtcacacacacagaataacgcagtcacacctgcacacacagattcacacacacacagaataacaCAGTTACACccacacacagggacacacacagaataacacagtcacacccacatgcacacaaagAATAACAATtacacagggacacacacagaGAATAACACAGTCACACAcccacagaaaataacaagtttcACACACAGGGGCACACATACAGAGAGAATAACACAGTCACATACACATAATCACACACAGAGAATAATACAGTCACAGTCACACACAGTAACAGTGTTACACAGTCACACATAGAATGTCACACACAGAGAATAACAGTCACACACAGAGAATAACAGTCACACCCACAGTCACACACAGAATAACACggtaacatatacatacatagtcACACACACAGTAACACACAGAATAACAGTCACGCACAGAGAATAACAGTTACACagccacacagtcacacacagaaTAACAATCACACAGAATAACAGCtatacacacacagtcacagGGAATAACAGTCACTCACAGATAACAGTTACAGTCACAGAGTCACAGAGAATAACAGTAACACACAGTCACACAGAAAATACACACAGTCATACACAGAAAATAACAGTCACACACAATGTCACACACAGTCACAAAGAATAACAGTCACACAGTCACACGCAGAATAACACAGTTACAGTCACAGAGGATAACAGTCACACACAGTCACCCACACAGAGTCACACACAGAAtaacacagtcacacacacagagtcacacCCAGAATAATAGTCACACAGTCACACAGAAAATAGTCACACACATGGTCACACACAGAATAAGTCACACAGTCACACAGAGGATAACATTGTCACACACTGAATAACAGTTACACACACAGTCGCACTAAGAATAACAGTTACACATagtcacacacagtcacacacaaagAATAACAGTTACAGTCACATACAGAATAACAGTCACACACAGACGCGACACCAGCCTGTGACCTTGCCCAGGGTGGCGGAAGGAGCTGGTGGCAGAGGAGCCGGTGGCAGAGGTGCAGGCCTTATTGGCCACCCAGCTTGGCTTGTCTTCCCAATGCAGACAGAGCTGCGAGAGGCCCCGCAGCCACGCCAGGGCTTCCTGCACCACGGGCTGCCATGCAGGTCGCCTTGGAGTCCCTTGGAGCCGTCGGGGCCCTGCCCTCCTGGATCCAGGGCCACTGCCTCGGTGCCGGGGCTTCTCTGAGCCAAGCTTCAGGGCCGCATGAGGGGCCACGGTGCAGCACCCTGGGCTGGGGTCCTGCGTTGGTTCCCCCAGCTGCCCAGGGTCTCACCACCTCCTCTTCCATCCACAGGAGCTACAGGGAGCTGGCCGACTGCACCTGGCACATGGCGGAGAAGCTGGGCTGCTTCTGGCCCAACGCAGAGGTGGACAGGTTCTTCCTGGCAGTGCACGGCCGCTACTTCAGGAGCTGCCCCATCTCAGGCAGGGCCGTGCGGGACCCGCCCGGCAGCATCCTCTACCCCTTCATCGTGGTCCCCATCACGGTGACCCTGCTGGTGACGGCACTGGTGGTCTGGCAGAGCAAGCGCACCGAGGGCATCGTGTAGGCGGGGCCCAGGCTGCCCGCGGGTGCCCCCAGGCTGCAGGGTGAGGCCAGGCAGGCCTGGGCAGGGGCAGCTTCTGGAGCCTTGGGACAGAGCAGGCCCACAATGCCCCCCCAATGCCAGCCAAGAAGAGCTCAAAGGAGTCCAGAGTAGCCGAGGCTCCGGCATTAACCTAGAAGCCCCCCTGGCTGGAAGCCCCCCTGGCTGGAGGCCACCGCCACCCTGGGAAGGGGGCAGGGACGTGACCCCAACTTACCTCTGGAAAGGGTCCCAGCCTAGACTGCTTACCCCATAGTCACATTTGTGGATGAGTGGTTTGTGATTAAAAGGGGTGTTCTTGAACTTGGGAAGACTCATTATCTCTGGGTGCCCATCACTGGGAGAAGGGTGGAAACCCAGGGCCTGTGGACTCTCTTTCCTCTCATGGGAGGAATCAGGGGCCTTTGCTCGGGGGTGACACTGGAGCCAGTGCCGAGTGCACTGAGGTGCTCCTGGGGATTCTGGGGCCCTTGTTGCCCCCTGGCAACACGGTCCAGACCAGGGCTGGACACACTGAGCTCACAGACCAGGCAGGGCTGGGACCCTCCCCACAGATACCTGGGGCTTCGGGTGCAGGCTCTCTTCTTGTCTGTCCCTGAGGCATCACTGGGCTTGGCCCTCTGCCCCTCACCTCCCTGCCACTCCATCCATGCTTCTGCCCATGCCCCTACCTGTAGCTGGGCTTCCAGAAGGCTCTGGCTCCCCAAAGGAGCCCCTCCACGGTCCCTCCTGGGTGTCCCCTGAGTTCAGACCCCTCCTCTCGGGCCCCTGCAGCCCCCAGGACCTGTCCCTTCTCCAGTGACTGAGAAGAGTGTCCATTCCTCCATCACCTTCAGCTtgtcctctccctctgccccacatGACAGCCCCATCTAAACACGGTAGCCAGTGCCATGGCCTTGTAGGTTCAGCTTTAGCACACCACAGCCACGTGGGGCCCCCCACCGCCCAGGCTAGGCTGAGCCCACCAGACCCCAGGCAGCCTATCACAGCAGCCTCCCCCCATAGAGCCCCTGAGCCTCCTCCCGGGTGTTGCAGTCCCCACCCCACGCCCACAAGGTGCACCCATCACGGGcagtccccacctccccacccagccAGTCCCAAGAGGCATCCCCAGCCTAAGAGACCAGAAGTAGCCCCGTGTGGCTTCTTGGCTTCTCCAGTGGAACCGTGGCTGTGGTGTGGGCCCGTTTTCCCAAGAGGAGCAGGCGTGGCTGCGCCTTACACTGGGTCAGGAGAGGAGCCCAGGGTCTACTGACAGTGGGCGGTGGCCTCAGGGACTGATCCTAGTCTCTGTCTTGTTGGGAACTGCCGGGACTCCACTGTCCGTGACCCAGTCTCAGCCTTGGGCCCTTGGTGAGGGTCTGGTCGGTCTGCAACAGCAGGCCCCAGCTTCTTTCACTTCTAGGATGTGACCACCTGTGAGTGGAGAAGCCGAGGGTGCTCTGGGGCCAGTGGCTTTGGGCCATAAGGAAATAATAAGTATGACAACAGCAGTAGCGTTTGCATGAGCCGGGCACTGCACTGTGAACTTGTGCTCATAAAACTCTCAGAGAAGCCCCTTGAGGGAGGGCCTGTCATTGTCCCCATGtcacagaggaggaaaagagagttCAAGTCACTTGCCCGAGTTACCTCAGGAATCTGTCCAATAAGATTCCTTGAGATACTCCAATACACAGGACAGATGAAGGCAAAGAGGGGCCAGGATgctgcctcctccttctctcctctgttCCCCCCTCagctcctcccccacctcccccctgGGCCACAGTGGGGGCCAGGCCTCGCCCCTGTGTTCACAAGCTGGCCTTTCCTGAGAGGCCCCAGTGAGGGTGAGGAGACGGGACGTGGGAGCTTCTCACACGATTTCGACCTGCGGTACTGACGGCATCTCTCAGACAACCTGCAGCCGGGCCAACCTGGGTGGGGGCGCTGTGCTGGGACCTGAGTCAGGGACCACCGGAGGAGGTAGCCCTTGGGCTGCCCTGGAGCCCGGGCCATGGCTGGGTCGGTCGGCTAGGCAGGCCTGGGAGCTTGGGATGGAGTCCTCCTGCAGGGGACTGGGGAAAAGAGGGACTCACTGAAAGTTACCACCGAAAGAGCGCCCACGGGGCTGGCCCACAGGCCCACTCCAGGAACGTTATCAGTGAGGCCAGGCTGGGGCTGTCCTCTTACCAGTAAGCATTTGTCACCTTAGTTGACGATGCTTTTTAAGACACTGTCAAGTCCACACCACTCACTCTGCCATCTCCACTTCCAGAAATCTCACCCCTCCCTGCGATCCAGGGACCCCTGAGCCCTCGGCCAGCTCTTCCTCCACCTGCCTCCTTTCCTAAGGCCCCAGTTGTAACCCACCTGTACTCTTATGTCACAAACTCGTTATGAGAGCTGGAAGACAATGGGACAATTGTCTCGGCTCATCCCCCACTTCTCCCCTAGAAAGCCAGGGAGCCCTGAGGACCCTAGTGgctagcccaaggtcacaccaccATGGCAGAGCCCCAGGCCCTGGCTTCAGCAGCCCCGCCCGGCCCCCAGGCCCCCAGGTGCGGGTGCAAAGCCCACTGCTGCACATGCAGAATCCTCCCAGAATCCATTTTAGGGCTGTAGCATCTTCAAAGACAAGGCCCTCACCTTGCCATGTGCTTTGcccaccgtgtgtgtgtgtgtgtgtgtgcgtgtgcatgtgtgtgcatgtgcgtgcgtgTGCATGTGGGTACATGTGTGCGTGCGAGCGTGtgcatgcgtgcgtgtgtgtgcgcatgtgtgtgcgtgcatgtgtgtgcgtgtgtgtgtgtgtagaaacaGTAACCTTCAAGTGGAACTATCCCCTCCAATGTTCTATTGCTTTATTCAGTGGTCACAACATGCGTTTTTCGTTGGTTCCAGGCCTGCTGTTTGCGCTGGTTGTGGTTGTGGCGGGGTGTGTTATACTTTGTGGACAGGAATCTCCTGCCACACATCTTTCTAGGTGGCCACTCACAGCTGTGCTACCACTTGCCTCAGATTAATAAGATTTGTTTTGATTAAGGAAAGTAACCTTTCCCAGGACACCGGGACCCTGGCTGCTTTTCACATCACAGCACCGACAGACCCTCATGACAACTGTCCCATTATAGGGAAACAGACCATGGGAAACTAGACACTGAAATTCAGAGGCTGGCTTTATGTAGAAGAAGGTGTTCCCAGAGCACTCTAATCAAAACGGTCTGATCCAAAAGATTTCACCCAACTTCATAAACTTCACAGTGTCAGCTGTTCTGGAATAAGGATGGTATGCCTATTCTACAACTTAGAAAAGTGTGTCTACTGTCATCAGAAATATATgtgacaggctgggcatggtggatcacgcctgtaatcccagcactttgggaggccaaggtgggcgggcagatcacttgaggtcaggagttcgagaccagcctggccaacaaggtgaaaccccgtctctgctaaaaatacaaaaaattagccaggcatggtggtgcacacctgtaatcccagctactcaggaggctgaagcaagagaatcacttgaacccaggaggcggaggttgcagtgagccgaaatggcgccactgcactccaggctgagcaagagagtgagacgaagagaagaggagtggaggggaggggagaggaggggccaCAGAAAAGACTGCGCTAAGACCAGGTCTTCCTTACTGTCCTGCCTCCCCACACTCCCAACTCACAGGGACAGTAATGGCATCTTCCTCAAGTGGGTGTTATGTTAATGAGGTAAAATGGGTTAGTGTGAGTTTCCTAGAAGTAGATGTGGAGACTGGGTTCCGGATGCAGGGTGGTTATTGGGGCAAACTCCGGAAGCGTTAGGGAGCCAGGAGGAAAGACCGGGGGATCTGCCCTAGGCTGCCATGCCGTCTAAGGTTCCACAAAGCCATGGGGGTGTCCTTGCACCAAAGCCAGCTGTCAGAGccttcctgggggaggaggtctGCCTTAatcccttcccaccccagcctcaagGAGCGGGGCAGCCCTCGTGAAGCGTGGCCTCGCAAGAAGCCACGAGGCATTTCAGAGCCAGCAGCTGGGGCCCTCGGTCGGCTCTGCTCCCTTGATTGAACCAAAGAATGTGGCCTTATCTGGAAATAAGGActttgcaggtgtaattagtTAAATTCAAATAAGACTGTACTTGATTAAGGTGGGCCCCGCATTCAATATGCCCGTGTCCTTAGAGAAGAAGGGATACaccaggacacagagagaaggccacGGAGATTGGAGCGATGCAGTGAAGAAACGGGGGTGCCGAGGTATCGCTCCAGAAGCTGCGAGAGACAGAGGCTCCCCGCAGAGCCTTCAGAGGACACAGCCTCCGCAGCCCCTCCTGAAATCACAGCTCAGTAGGTGTTACCATTAGAATGCTTTAGACAGTACTAGCAGTGCGCAATgtcattactttaaaattatcCAAGCTAAGGGAAGAGATGAGGGTGATAGAGAATTTCTCAGTATCTAGACTGGACTTCAGAATGTGCGTTTGTGAATGTTTAGGGGGAGCAAGAGAGCTTTCGGTTTTCCTTCTTCCTCGTCAGGTCACGATGGGCAGCGGGTGAGGTCTACGGGCAAGGCCAGTTATGGCTGGGATGGGCAAAGCTCTGCCCTTACCAGGGTGCCCTGTCCGCTCAGGTTCCTGGTCAAGTATTTGCACATCACAAGGCTAG
The sequence above is drawn from the Nomascus leucogenys isolate Asia chromosome 22a, Asia_NLE_v1, whole genome shotgun sequence genome and encodes:
- the RAMP1 gene encoding receptor activity-modifying protein 1, with amino-acid sequence MARALCRLPRRGLWLLLAHHLFMATACQEANYGALLQELCLTQFQVDMEAVGETLWCDWGRTIRSYRELADCTWHMAEKLGCFWPNAEVDRFFLAVHGRYFRSCPISGRAVRDPPGSILYPFIVVPITVTLLVTALVVWQSKRTEGIV